One genomic window of Bradyrhizobium sp. CCGE-LA001 includes the following:
- a CDS encoding flavin-containing monooxygenase: protein MVNPKHVCVIGGGVSGLAAAKAFSARGHRVTIVERSGDLGGVWEPARSYPDVQTQSPKELYRYTDRAMPDAYPEWPTGPQVHAYLADYAKSFGLDRMLRFNTSVAGMARRADGKPGWTLALTGKDGATTNEDFDFVAVCTGQFNEPRELHCPGEDGFLARGGQILHSSTYNDGALANGRRVVVLGGSKSATDIAVNAVKAGAREVTIVMREPVWRIPYFIGGLVNFKRILYIRAQEEMFPGWGIGPMARLAHRLAAPLVWANWRGLESLLKTQLKLGRCNMVPKERIEDGVNCSVPIATPGFYPMVADGRIKAVFGTFDRYDGDSIVMSGGERIKADVAVLAIGYKLGVPFLPAAYQQKLVDADGQYRLYRLIANPDLPELGFVGFNSSFCTVLCADLAANWLVRYADGRLANQPTAQQMRDNIEMMLHFKRVERPAAGVYGGLCVAPYHYRHFDELMADIGAKNQKRGGLAGRFAPPDADAYAKFLATAPDYRAA from the coding sequence ATGGTCAACCCAAAACATGTCTGCGTAATCGGCGGCGGCGTCTCCGGCCTTGCTGCCGCCAAGGCGTTCTCCGCCCGCGGCCACCGCGTCACCATCGTCGAGCGCAGCGGCGATCTCGGCGGCGTCTGGGAGCCGGCTCGCTCCTATCCGGACGTGCAGACACAGAGCCCGAAGGAGCTCTACCGCTACACCGACCGCGCCATGCCCGATGCCTATCCGGAATGGCCGACCGGGCCGCAGGTCCATGCCTACCTCGCCGATTACGCCAAGAGTTTTGGCCTCGACCGCATGCTGCGTTTCAATACGTCCGTCGCGGGCATGGCGCGCCGCGCCGACGGCAAGCCGGGCTGGACGCTCGCGCTGACCGGCAAGGACGGCGCGACCACGAACGAGGACTTCGATTTCGTCGCGGTCTGCACCGGCCAGTTCAACGAGCCGCGCGAGCTGCATTGCCCCGGCGAGGACGGCTTTCTGGCCCGGGGAGGCCAGATCCTGCATTCGTCGACATACAACGATGGCGCCCTGGCGAACGGGCGCCGCGTCGTCGTCCTCGGCGGCTCGAAATCGGCGACCGACATCGCGGTCAACGCGGTGAAGGCGGGCGCACGCGAGGTGACGATCGTGATGCGCGAGCCGGTCTGGCGCATCCCCTACTTCATCGGCGGGCTCGTGAACTTCAAGCGCATCCTCTACATCCGCGCGCAGGAAGAGATGTTTCCGGGCTGGGGCATCGGCCCGATGGCGCGGCTCGCGCATCGCCTGGCCGCACCGCTGGTCTGGGCGAACTGGCGCGGGCTGGAGAGCCTGCTGAAGACGCAACTCAAGCTTGGCCGCTGCAACATGGTGCCGAAGGAGCGGATCGAGGACGGCGTCAACTGCTCGGTGCCGATCGCAACGCCGGGCTTCTATCCGATGGTCGCCGACGGCCGCATCAAGGCGGTGTTCGGCACGTTCGATCGTTATGACGGCGACAGCATCGTGATGAGCGGTGGCGAGCGCATCAAGGCGGACGTCGCTGTGCTCGCGATCGGCTACAAGCTCGGCGTGCCGTTCCTGCCTGCGGCCTACCAGCAGAAGCTGGTCGATGCCGACGGCCAGTACCGGCTCTATCGTCTGATCGCCAACCCCGATCTGCCCGAGCTTGGCTTCGTCGGCTTCAACTCGTCGTTCTGCACCGTGCTCTGCGCCGACCTCGCCGCCAACTGGCTGGTACGCTATGCCGACGGCCGGCTCGCCAATCAGCCGACGGCGCAGCAGATGCGCGACAACATCGAGATGATGCTGCACTTCAAGCGCGTCGAACGGCCGGCCGCGGGCGTCTATGGCGGACTGTGCGTTGCGCCCTACCACTACCGCCATTTCGACGAGCTGATGGCCGACATCGGCGCGAAGAACCAGAAGCGCGGCGGGCTTGCCGGGCGCTTCGCACCGCCCGACGCGGACGCCTATGCCAAGTTCCTGGCGACCGCGCCGGACTACCGGGCAGCGTGA
- a CDS encoding cupin domain-containing protein, giving the protein MTALEKGITANGTGYGGKTWNILGQVYFPKAVTDSTFAFETNSDPGQFVPVHIHPTQDEFILVQEGTLDLKLDGKWVKAHAGDLVRMPRGIPHGYFNKSDKPCRALFWVSPMQKLEALFNQLHNLTDPAEVVRISALHEVDFLPPEANE; this is encoded by the coding sequence ATGACTGCACTCGAAAAGGGCATTACCGCGAACGGCACGGGCTATGGCGGCAAGACCTGGAATATCCTGGGCCAGGTCTATTTTCCCAAGGCCGTCACCGATTCCACCTTCGCATTCGAGACCAACAGCGATCCCGGCCAGTTCGTGCCGGTGCACATCCACCCGACCCAGGACGAGTTCATCCTGGTGCAGGAGGGCACGCTCGACCTCAAGCTCGACGGCAAATGGGTCAAGGCCCATGCCGGCGATCTCGTGCGCATGCCCCGCGGCATCCCGCACGGCTATTTCAACAAGTCCGACAAGCCGTGCCGCGCGCTGTTCTGGGTCTCGCCGATGCAGAAGCTGGAGGCGCTGTTCAACCAGCTCCACAATCTGACCGACCCTGCCGAAGTGGTGCGCATCTCGGCACTGCACGAGGTCGATTTCCTGCCGCCAGAGGCCAACGAGTAG
- a CDS encoding AraC family transcriptional regulator, which produces MSAAVLEMSARVPAAERLAAFARVTTDDVDEAAEAIGRIFCPHDLKPTQARADGFSARHNCAAFAGFSINYVAYGGSVSIDPGCLDRFFLVQVPLAGSARIRAGARELDAAPERTASLLSPTIPTRMMWRDCAQAILLLDRRMVEQRAAALSGRAAGRVEFDPVIDLDAPSGRALRARIAELMTLAERVGPSGRLSPLAMADWREALLDHLLNGQRHGLSDAIQMFAGRAERLPRALRAARDHLADNAGEPLDLAQLACAAGIGIRALQLGFRRHFGVSISQMLLDMRLAALNARLAKAAPDASITEIAFDLGFTHLGRMAGAYRDKFSETPSATLRRRMS; this is translated from the coding sequence ATGTCCGCAGCCGTGCTGGAAATGAGCGCGAGGGTCCCCGCCGCCGAACGGCTCGCGGCCTTTGCCCGCGTCACGACCGATGATGTCGACGAGGCGGCCGAAGCAATCGGGCGCATCTTCTGCCCGCATGATCTCAAGCCGACACAAGCGCGCGCGGACGGCTTCTCGGCGCGGCACAATTGCGCGGCATTCGCAGGCTTTTCCATCAACTACGTCGCCTATGGCGGATCGGTCAGCATCGACCCCGGCTGTCTCGATCGCTTCTTCCTGGTCCAGGTCCCGCTCGCAGGCAGCGCCCGCATTCGTGCCGGGGCCCGCGAGCTCGATGCCGCGCCGGAACGGACGGCCTCGCTGCTGTCGCCGACGATCCCGACCCGGATGATGTGGCGCGATTGTGCGCAGGCGATCCTGCTGCTCGATCGCCGCATGGTCGAGCAGCGCGCCGCGGCGCTGTCGGGCAGGGCGGCAGGCAGAGTCGAATTCGATCCGGTGATCGATTTGGACGCGCCGTCCGGGCGAGCGTTGCGGGCGCGTATTGCCGAGCTGATGACGCTCGCCGAGCGCGTTGGTCCTTCCGGCAGACTATCACCGCTTGCGATGGCCGACTGGCGCGAGGCGTTGCTCGATCACCTCCTCAACGGCCAGCGCCACGGCCTGTCGGATGCGATTCAAATGTTCGCAGGTCGAGCCGAGCGTCTGCCGCGCGCGCTCCGCGCCGCGCGTGACCATCTCGCGGACAATGCGGGCGAGCCGCTCGACCTCGCGCAGCTCGCCTGCGCCGCCGGCATCGGCATCCGCGCGCTCCAGCTCGGCTTCCGCCGTCACTTCGGCGTGTCGATCTCGCAGATGCTGCTGGATATGCGCCTCGCCGCTCTGAATGCCCGCCTTGCAAAAGCTGCGCCCGATGCCTCCATCACCGAGATCGCCTTCGATCTCGGCTTCACCCATCTCGGCCGCATGGCCGGCGCCTATCGCGACAAGTTCAGCGAAACCCCCTCGGCGACGCTGCGGCGCAGGATGAGTTGA